The following is a genomic window from Adhaeribacter radiodurans.
GTGTACAAAACCTACTTGGAGCAATTACCATTTAATAAATTATTATTTACTCAGGCCGATATTTCTCAAATGAGTAAATATGAAACCAATATTGACGATGAAGTAAAAAAAGGCACTTACGAGTTTTTTGATTTTGCTACCAACTTGTATCAAAACCGGTTAAAAGAATCAGAAAGCTATTACAAAGAAATTTTAACTAAACCTTTTGACTTTAACACGGATGAAACAGTAGAAACGGATACCGAAAAATTGAAATATCCGGCTGATAAAGCTGCTTTAAAAGAAGCTTGGCGCAAATATTTAAAGTTCCAGACCATGTTGCAATTATCGGAGCTGGTAGACATTCAGGAAAAAGCAAAAGAAAATAAAGACTCTAAGGTGGTGCAAAAAACCATGCCCCAGCTAGAAGAGGAAGCGCGTAAAAAAGTAGTTAAAACTTATGATAATTTCTACCGGCAATTAAACCAGTACGAAAAAGACGAATGGCTGGCCCGCTACGTAAATTCCATTACCAACCTGTACGATCCGCATACGCAGTATTTCCCACCAAAAGCTAAGGAAGATTTTGACCTGGAAATTAGTGGCCGCCTGGAAGGGATTGGTGCCCAATTGCAAGACAAAGACGGCCAGATAAGAGTGATGGAAGTAATGCCCGGTACTCCTTCTTACCGCCAGGGCGATTTAAAAGCCGGTGATATTATTTTAAAAGTTGCTCAGGGAAAACAAGAACCGGTGAATGTGGAAGGCATGCGCGTGGACAAAGCGGTGCAGTTAATCCGGGGTAAAAAAGGTACTGAAGTGCGCTTAACGGTTAAAAAGGCGGATGCTACCATTAAAGTTATTTCTCTTATCCGGGACGTAATTATTAAAGAAGATACTTACGCGCAATCTGCTTTAATCCAGGATAAACGTAAGGTTGGTTACATTAATTTGCCTGGTTTTTACGCCGATTTTGCCCGTAAAGGGGGCCGTAATAGCGGCGAAGATGTTAAAAATGAGATTGCCAAATTAAAGCGGGAAGGCGCCACTGGTATAATTCTGGATTTACGCAATAATGGCGGTGGTTCTTTGCCGGATGCAGTAGAAATGACCGGCTTATTTATTCCCGAAGGGCCAGTAGTGCAGGTAGAATCCAGCGGAGCGGCTCCTAATGTACTACGCGACCGCGATTCTGCTACGCAGTTCGATGGCCCGGTAGTAGTAATGGTAAACTCTTTTAGTGCTTCTGCTTCCGAAATTTTAGCTGCGGCCTTGCAAGATTACAAGCGGGCCATTATTGTGGGTTCTTCTTCTACCTACGGCAAAGGCACGGTACAACAGGTTTTTGACTTCGACCAGGTGTTGCCATCTGAATACGATGCTTTAAAACCGTTTGGATCGTTAAAATTAACAACTCAGAAATTTTACCGGATTAATGGCGGTGCTACTCAGTTAAAAGGTGTAACCCCAGACGTTATACTACCGGATTTATACACCTTTGTGGAGCAAGGAGAAAAAGAACAGGAATATGCCTTGCCTTGGGACGAAATTAAACCTGCCAATTACCAAGCCTGGTCTAAGCCAGCTTTAAACGTGGAGCGCATTAAAGCCAACAGCAAACAACGGATAGCCAGCAACGA
Proteins encoded in this region:
- a CDS encoding carboxy terminal-processing peptidase, whose translation is MFRLKTKFLAYAAVLLLVVVLASYKLIHRPDTIADKNTVLMKVLMQGLNSAHFHPKKIDDTFSKEVYKTYLEQLPFNKLLFTQADISQMSKYETNIDDEVKKGTYEFFDFATNLYQNRLKESESYYKEILTKPFDFNTDETVETDTEKLKYPADKAALKEAWRKYLKFQTMLQLSELVDIQEKAKENKDSKVVQKTMPQLEEEARKKVVKTYDNFYRQLNQYEKDEWLARYVNSITNLYDPHTQYFPPKAKEDFDLEISGRLEGIGAQLQDKDGQIRVMEVMPGTPSYRQGDLKAGDIILKVAQGKQEPVNVEGMRVDKAVQLIRGKKGTEVRLTVKKADATIKVISLIRDVIIKEDTYAQSALIQDKRKVGYINLPGFYADFARKGGRNSGEDVKNEIAKLKREGATGIILDLRNNGGGSLPDAVEMTGLFIPEGPVVQVESSGAAPNVLRDRDSATQFDGPVVVMVNSFSASASEILAAALQDYKRAIIVGSSSTYGKGTVQQVFDFDQVLPSEYDALKPFGSLKLTTQKFYRINGGATQLKGVTPDVILPDLYTFVEQGEKEQEYALPWDEIKPANYQAWSKPALNVERIKANSKQRIASNELFNAITQQAKNFKARADMTYYSLKLANYRAMQKKAKDESKKYEALQKSAPEITVTALKSDLAQAQSDSVKVNRLNRFAKNLKKDIYLEEALNVVKDQFNE